In the Candidatus Aegiribacteria sp. genome, AACAACAAGATCATCCGGAGCTTCCGGCAGAACTTCATCATTGTACGGATCGCAGTTATCCCTGAACCAGAGCCTTAAAAATTCCTTGTCGATGTTCTCAGGTTCCTGACCGTTCTGGAGTCTTTCTTCGTAACTGCCGGCTATCCAGTACCTCGATGAGTCGGGGGTGTGGATCTCGTCTACCAGGATGATGTTTCCACTATCATCTTTGCCCAGTTCGTACTTGGTATCAACGAGTATCAGGCCGTTTTCTGCGGCTACTTCCACCCCTCGTTTGAAAAGCTTCATGGCTATCTCGGATGTTCTGTCCCATTCCTGCGCTGTCATCAACCCCTGACTGACAATTTCCTCAGGCGTTATGGATTCATCGTGCTCTTCACTTTTAGTAGTGGGAGTAATTATAGGTTCGGGGAATTTCTGGTTTTTAACCATTCCATCCGGGAGCTTATTACCGCAGATGTTTCGACTGCCTTCGTTGTAAAGGGTCCAGGCGGATGTGCTCGTGCTTCCAGTAAGGTAACCCCGCACGATGAATTCAACAGGGAAGACATCGCACTTAATTGCAAGAGTGGCATTAGGGTCGGGAATGGAAATTACATGATTTGGAACGATGTCGCTGGTGTTTTCAAACCAGAACGCGCTTACCTGATTAAGAACCTGTCCTTTAAAAGGAACCGAAGCCAGCACCCTGTCGAACGCACTCTGTCTGTCCGTTGTAATAAGCAGAATTCTGTCTCCAAGATCGTAACTGTCTCTTACCTTTCCCCGTTTTCCACTTGGAAGATTCAATCCGAATGTATCCGTAAGGCATCTGGAAATATTTTTATTTATTGTATCCCTGCTTAACATGAAATCTCCTCAGTTGTTGTCTGGAAACCTGTTAGCGATTTTCGTCCGGAACCTGTATGATAGTCAAACTTTCCCATTTATGAAACCTTGTAAGACTTTGTGAAAAACTGGAGTTGACTGATGTCAGTTAGTACCGGCGGAGAGATAGTAAATGCAGATTAAATCGGCCAGCGGCGAGAGGAGATTCTTCCGTCCCCTGGGAGGTGATGAAAGAAAATCATTCAGGATTCATCTGCTGTCAGCCATCTTCGGTGGCATATCCATGGGAGTGGTGATAAACCACGAATACATCGCGGTAAACGGATTGAATGCGTCCCACTGGCAGATAACGGCCCTTACGATGCTCTGGCCTGTGAGCAACCTGCTTGCTGTTCTTATAAATCACTGGCTTGACAGCAGGGGAAGGTACGACAGAGCTGTTCTTGTTTTCGGAGTTCTTTCCAGGCTTCCGGTGGCGCTGATGTTCTTCTCTTCGAATGTTAACCTCATGCTGCTGCTTCTCCTACTATTCTTCGCATCCAACAGCGTCATCCTTCCCGCTCAGAACACCATTATGAAGAAACGGTACTCCCGGAGTAACAGAGCAAGACTTTTCGGCTGGTGGACAAGCGTGTTCACTCTATTCAGCCTTCCAGTTGCCATGCTTGCAGGCGCTCTGCTGGATATGGATTTCCAGTACTACAGAATTCTATTCGTGGTCGAAGCCATTTTCGGAGCAGGAGAGGCAATCTTTTTATCTATGATGGCAAGGGGCATGGAATCAACTGTGGCTGAAAAATCGACAGGCAGAGGATCTGGTCACTTTTTCAAAAGCCTGTGGAATATTTTCAGGGATGACAAAGATTTCGCATGGTTCGAGACATACTTCTTTATCTATGGTATTGCATTTCTTATGATTCTACCGGTAATACCCTTCTTCGCGACTGAGAAACTTGGTCTTGACTACGAACAGTATGCCCTGGCAAAAGGCGTAATCGGGCAGCTGGGAATACTCCTTCTTTCTCCATTATTGGGAGTCCGACTTGAGAAGCTTCATCCATTCCGTTTTACCGGTATAGTATGCCTGCTTCTTGTTTTCTATCCGCTCTCGATGGCCTTCGGAAATTGGATGCCTGATATGGGCATAACATTCTTCTATATCGCTTTCGCCATATTTGCCGTGGGAATGGCGGGTGTAAGAATATCCTGGAACATTTCCAGCATGCACTTCGCTCCTGCGGGGCAGGAAGCCACATACCAGGGTCTGCATATTACACTGACTGCGCTAAGGGCAAGTTTCGCCCCGATACTGGGCAGCGTTCTTCTGCATTTCTGGGGGTATTCGGAAGCATTTCTTGTGTCTTCGGGCTTCTTTGCCCTTGCCGGTGTTCTTTTTCTGAGAAGGTACCGGAGAAGAAAGGCTGAAGGAATTATAGCATAACTTGAAAAGGGCACGGAAATTCCGTGCCCTTTAAAAGAGTTGAGATTACCTAGAAATAAGTTCCAACCGTAAGCGCGAACCAGGCTTTATCGGTATCGAAGTCGACCAGGTGATATTTGATGCTTCCTTCGATATCCATGGAACCTGTTGGGAAGATCATCCCCAGATTCCCATAGGCACCGAAGTCACTGTCACTGTCATCAATCTTTACACCAAGCAATTCATAACTGAAAGATGATATATACATACCTGCTCCGCCGCCGTAGAAGATAGGTCCTGTATAGGTTCTGATACCTGCCAGGATCGGGATAATGCTTGCGGAGAAATCACCAAGGTCATTCTTAGATTGAAGAATCCCGTAACTTATGCTTCCCTCGATAGCGTATATCGGCATATGAGCCAGTATATTCACTCCGAAGATGGGGCTTGTTGAATAGAAATCGCCTCCGTTACCGGTGGGGAAAAATGCTCCCGCATGGGCTCCAAATTCCACAAAGCCAGCGAATGCCGACACTGAAAGAATAAGAAGCAGAGATACTATTTTCATCATAACACACCTTTCTGTTTGTGTTTCAGACAGCAATATACTGAAAAAGTAATCAACCGGTTTAACACGTTTCCATCTTCAACCATTTAGAAAGATCAGCGGTCTTCCGTATTTCCAGAATCCTCGGGCCGGGAGACGAATAATTCCCGTCCGGCTGAACGAAAACAAAATCAATTCCAGCAGCGTTTGCGGCTCCCATATCACTGCCTGCGCTGTCTCCCACGAAAAGAGTATCGAAGGTTTTTGATTGGGCCAGTTTCATTGCGAAACGGAGTATTTCCGGGTCAGGCTTCGCTGATTCCACCTCACAGCTGAGTACGATAAGGTCCAGATATTCCATCATGCCTGATTTCTGTAGCCGTTTTCGCTGAACCGGTCCAGAACCGTTGGAAACTATTCCAATCGTGAATTTTCCATGAAGAAGTTTCAGGAGGTCGATGACACCTGGAAGTGGTTCACCATGTTCCTCGAGTCCTTCGAAGTAGAGTTCGATGAATTCATCGGGATCTGCGTTAAGCCCTGCTTTTCTGAAGGTCTGACGCATCTCATTCGAACCTGGTTCGATGGCTGACGGTTTACAGGCTTCGATATCCTGTATAACCTTCCCGTCTAGGAATTCATGAATTCTCTTGAGCGTATCCGGAGAATCCTCAAGCTCGAGTATCTCTATAATATGTTTCGCCGCGTGCTTCTGCGCTCCGGCGTAGTCGATGAGTGTTCCGTCCAGATCGAACAGAACAGCAGCATATTTACTGAAATCCACCTGATTGACCTCCGTTACTTATAACTACAACCATGTTCAGGAAGCAATACAATGACAATGCCAGCCCGGCACCGTAGTTTCGAAATCTGCTTCAAATCGTTATATTATTTTGATTTCAAAACACTGATTAATTTAAATAGGAAAGGTTCGAATATCATGAGTAACGAAAAAATGGCACCTTATAAACTCGAAAAGTCCCCGGCGGATAAGAGTATTCTGGTGCTTTCGGGAAAGGGCGGAGTAGGCAAGAGTACCGTTGCGGCTAACCTTGCCATTTCACTTTCCCTTCAGGGTTATGCTACAGGGCTCCTGGATACGGATTTTCACGGTCCCAGCATACCAAAACTTCTTGGCATGGAGGGAACGACTCTTACATCACCCGACGGTAAAAGGCTTAATCCCGCAGAAATTGGATCTCTGAAAGTGATTTCCGTTGATTTCATGCTCGGCAGCAGAACCGATGCTGTAATCTGGCGGGGACCCATGAAGATGAATGTCATCAAGCAGCTTTTTGAAGATGTTAACTGGGGAGAGCTTGATTACATGATTATTGACTGTCCTCCTGGAACCGGTGATGAACCCCTTTCGGTTGTTCAGCTCATCCCTGAACCTACAGGCGCTGTTATCGTAACCACTCCACAGGAAATATCTCTCTCCGACGTAAGGCGTTCAATTCAGTTCTGTCACACCCTTAAGCTCCCGGTACTGGGAGTCATCGAGAATATGTCAGGATTCGTCTGTCCACATTGTGGTGAGAGAACAGAGTTGTTCGGCTCAGGCGGGGGAGAGAGAATGGCATCTGAAATGGGAGTGCCCTTCCTGGGAAGAATCCCGATAGAACCGGAAATTGTATTATCGGGAGACAACGGGAAACCCTTCGTTAACCATAATGGAAATTCAGCATTCGCAAAGGATTTCAACGGTATTGTAAAGGATATAGTTGAGAAAGTCTGATTACATATTCATTCCGAACTCCGTAACCTTCCACTGACCGTCTTCCTTTACAACATCGATTGTATTGGTTTCGGATTCACCCATTACAATTGTTGTTACTTCGACCCGTGCCGTGTTACCATCAATGGTAACTTCGCCTATTGATACTTCGCTGGATTCCATTAAGGATGTTATCACGGGAGAGGAAATCAAGGCCACCATGAAGTCCTTTGTGGTCATGTCGGGAATATCCGCTGCATCTATCTCGATACCCATAGCACTCAGCTGCTGTGCAGACTGTGCGGGGGCCATCTTAATCATTTCCAGTTGTGAATCCATTTCCGAAAGAGCGCTTTCTGACATGTAAGCGACCGCTCTTTCGCCATCTCCTGCCTTCAGAGCATCGAACATTTCGGTTACAGCATCGCCAGGATTACCGGCGCTGTTGCCATCGCCGCAAGCCATTGTGAGAGCGAACAGCAATATGGAAAATACCGCAAGCGCTTTCATGATTTCCTTTCCTGTTGGTTATCGAATGATTAGTTCTATACTTAAACGTATAAATCCATTGTCAATAACGGTGTACTACTTAACCCGCATCCATCACAAACACTTTACTGCAGCGATGCATATAGTCGTGTCTACTGCGTTATACTCAAGCATCCGTCCTCGACGTACTGTTCAAGTACGCCTCCGGAGTCTGCTTTCGCAAGCCTTGTATCCACAACCATCTGCAGCGCTTCGCTACAAGTGCTTGTGATGGATGCGGGTTAAAGGTTCCAGCTTAATCCGGCGGAGTAATAGGTTTCGCTGTCATCGATATTGGAAATATAGGGTTCAGGGAACGCATATCCTGACCTGCTTCTGCTCATCCATGAAATAGCCATATCGAGATTCATCCTGCCGAAATAGATGCAGGTTCCCGTTCCCAGACAGAGAGCTGCCCTGTTGTAATCGGTGGCTCTGACAAAGCCTACATTGTAGGTCGATCTGACGTTTGGTAACATTTCCGCCAGACAGATGAACGTTTTACCGGATACGGCGGGGTTCTTTTCTTCCAGGGATTGAAGATCGAACTCCACGCCCAGTGTGCTTCCATTCAGAATATTGAAATCCCTCTGGAATCCGAAGGCTATCCTTGAGTCGTACCTGCCTGTTTTATTCGTACCGGATATGCCGAACGTTCCGAAACTGAATGGCATGAGAAGCCCCGCATGAAAACAGAAATCGGATTCCTCCCAACTTACTTCAGTTGTATCATCGGGAGCTATAGGATTTACGATATCATGCCTGAGTGTATAAGATCCGTTTCCGAATCGCATCCCGCCGGATACACCCGCGGTAAGCCAGTCACTGATAACCACTGAAATCCCGGTATTCGCCTCCCATAGGGAGCCACGTGAATCCAGCAGATCAGTTGCGTAAATTTTATAACCGCAATATCCATACTCTTCCAGTATATTGCTGATACCGCTGAATCCGAAGTGAGAGACCCTTGATAATCCTGCGGCAATCGATACGGTTTCAGATATTTCAGTTCCCAAGGCCGCGGTTACCGTTCCAAAGTTGCCAGTGTTTAAATGATCGTAATCCAGTTCAGCGCTGGTATATGAGTGACATTCAGCAATTGCTGTGGTAATTTTGATGGAAGTACCGTCCATCATGGATAATTCCGCCGGAT is a window encoding:
- a CDS encoding phosphoribosylaminoimidazolesuccinocarboxamide synthase, with translation MLSRDTINKNISRCLTDTFGLNLPSGKRGKVRDSYDLGDRILLITTDRQSAFDRVLASVPFKGQVLNQVSAFWFENTSDIVPNHVISIPDPNATLAIKCDVFPVEFIVRGYLTGSTSTSAWTLYNEGSRNICGNKLPDGMVKNQKFPEPIITPTTKSEEHDESITPEEIVSQGLMTAQEWDRTSEIAMKLFKRGVEVAAENGLILVDTKYELGKDDSGNIILVDEIHTPDSSRYWIAGSYEERLQNGQEPENIDKEFLRLWFRDNCDPYNDEVLPEAPDDLVVELSSRYIKLYEMITGKEFEPATGDDPLQRLRENLKGI
- a CDS encoding MFS transporter, with amino-acid sequence MQIKSASGERRFFRPLGGDERKSFRIHLLSAIFGGISMGVVINHEYIAVNGLNASHWQITALTMLWPVSNLLAVLINHWLDSRGRYDRAVLVFGVLSRLPVALMFFSSNVNLMLLLLLLFFASNSVILPAQNTIMKKRYSRSNRARLFGWWTSVFTLFSLPVAMLAGALLDMDFQYYRILFVVEAIFGAGEAIFLSMMARGMESTVAEKSTGRGSGHFFKSLWNIFRDDKDFAWFETYFFIYGIAFLMILPVIPFFATEKLGLDYEQYALAKGVIGQLGILLLSPLLGVRLEKLHPFRFTGIVCLLLVFYPLSMAFGNWMPDMGITFFYIAFAIFAVGMAGVRISWNISSMHFAPAGQEATYQGLHITLTALRASFAPILGSVLLHFWGYSEAFLVSSGFFALAGVLFLRRYRRRKAEGIIA
- a CDS encoding HAD family hydrolase, encoding MDFSKYAAVLFDLDGTLIDYAGAQKHAAKHIIEILELEDSPDTLKRIHEFLDGKVIQDIEACKPSAIEPGSNEMRQTFRKAGLNADPDEFIELYFEGLEEHGEPLPGVIDLLKLLHGKFTIGIVSNGSGPVQRKRLQKSGMMEYLDLIVLSCEVESAKPDPEILRFAMKLAQSKTFDTLFVGDSAGSDMGAANAAGIDFVFVQPDGNYSSPGPRILEIRKTADLSKWLKMETC
- a CDS encoding Mrp/NBP35 family ATP-binding protein: MSNEKMAPYKLEKSPADKSILVLSGKGGVGKSTVAANLAISLSLQGYATGLLDTDFHGPSIPKLLGMEGTTLTSPDGKRLNPAEIGSLKVISVDFMLGSRTDAVIWRGPMKMNVIKQLFEDVNWGELDYMIIDCPPGTGDEPLSVVQLIPEPTGAVIVTTPQEISLSDVRRSIQFCHTLKLPVLGVIENMSGFVCPHCGERTELFGSGGGERMASEMGVPFLGRIPIEPEIVLSGDNGKPFVNHNGNSAFAKDFNGIVKDIVEKV
- a CDS encoding DUF4878 domain-containing protein; amino-acid sequence: MKALAVFSILLFALTMACGDGNSAGNPGDAVTEMFDALKAGDGERAVAYMSESALSEMDSQLEMIKMAPAQSAQQLSAMGIEIDAADIPDMTTKDFMVALISSPVITSLMESSEVSIGEVTIDGNTARVEVTTIVMGESETNTIDVVKEDGQWKVTEFGMNM